The nucleotide sequence CGTTCAAGCTGGTCAATCACGTTCATAACGCTTTCTCCTCGGATAAAGCCGCAAGCGCCCCGCGCCGTCCGGCCTTGGAATGTCGTTGTCTCGCCGCCGCGACGCCCTTGGCGCCGCGCCCTCGAAGCCCGGCCTCCGGACTTCGACGCTTACTCCCAAAATTTTTCCTTAACAATACTGGCGTATGATTAAGGGAACGCCCCACTACAGGGCATCGCCGATCAGCCTATCAATCAAGATGCCGGCCGCGGCCCGCACCGACAGGTGGTTGTAGTCCGAAAACGGCCGGATCGCCGGCAACACCCCGTCGGCTCGGTCCAGCACGTCCTCGGCCAGGCCATGGCCCGTGCCCAGGACAACCAGCATGGGACGCGCCGCCATCAACTCCCGCGCCGCCGCAAAGGACAGTGTGGCCGGCCCCCGGGCGCTGGTGGCGACCAGGGCCGCCGGCCGGCCATGCTCGGCCGACACCGCCGCCAGGGCCGCGTCCAGGGTCTCGTGCAGCCGCACCAGGGACAGGGCCTCGGCCCGGTCCGGATTGGAGCGCGCGCCAGGGCCGGCCCGCCAATGCTCCACGATGCGCCCGGCCAGGGCGAGCTGGTCGCGAAGCGGGGTCACCACCTCGAACCCGCCCAGACCGTAGGTACGGGAAACGCGCGCTATATCGTGGACGTCGAGATTTGTCAAAGACACTGTGCCGACGGAGCCGTCCTTGAGGAGCACCGGGCCGTGGACGAGGCCGATATGGCAGTTGCGGCCGGACCGGCGGCGCGGCCTGCCCTTTAAAAAATCGGCGTCTTCGGGGGACAGCGGCGTGACGTCAAAAAGATCCGGCCGGTGGGCCAGGGTGGTTTCCAACGAGCGCTGCCGACGCCAGGCCGCGATGGCGGCATGGTTGCCGGTGAGCAGTTCCGGAGGCACGGGCAGCCCTTCGAAGACCTCGGGCCGGGTGTAGTGCGGATATTCCAGCAGGCCGGTGGAAAAGCTCTCCTCGTCGGCCGAGGCGTCCTTGCCCATGAAGCCCGGCACCAGCCGCGACACGGCCTCCATGAGGCAGGCGGCGGCGGATTCGCCGCCCGAGAGCACGAAATCGCCCACGGACACGGGGGTCACGTCGAAAAGATCGAAAATGCGGGCGTCGATGCCTTCGTAGCGGCCGCACAGCAGCGTCAGGCTTGGCTCCTGGGCCAGATCGGCGGCCATGGCCTGGGTGAGCGGCTGGCCGGCCGGCGAGAGCATGAGGATTTTCCCCGGCGCGGGCAGGGCGCGCAGGGCCGCGACCATGGTCGGCAGGCCCATGACCATGCCCGGGCCGCCGCCGTAGGGCCGGTCGTCCACGGTGTGGTGGCGGTCGACGGCATAGTCGCGGGGGTTGACGCGCGCCACGGCAACGACGCCCGCCTCCACCGCCTTGGCCATGAGCCCGCAGGAGAGGAAGGAATCGAAAAATTCCGGGAAGATCGTCAACACGTTAAACTGCATTTTCTCTCATCCGAGCGCGTTGCCCAGACCGCGCCCATTCTACCGCCCCCAATCGGGGGGTCCGGGGGGATCATCCCCCCGGCGGGTCCAGGGCAGCGCCCTGGCCGGGTCTGGGGCGGCGCCCCAGCGGGGTCCGGGGCAGCGCCCCGGCTACTCGTCCACGAGGTAGATGTCGAGCAGCCCCGGGGGCGGGTCGATGGTGACGACGCCAGCGTCGAGGTCGACGTCCGGCACGAAGTCGTCGGTGGCGGGAAAGAGGATCTCGCGGCCCTTGGCGTCGCGGATGACCCAGATTTCCGGTCCGCCGTAATCGCGGACGTCCTCGATGACGCCGAGGTCGGGATCGG is from Solidesulfovibrio magneticus RS-1 and encodes:
- the trmD gene encoding tRNA (guanosine(37)-N1)-methyltransferase TrmD, which produces MQFNVLTIFPEFFDSFLSCGLMAKAVEAGVVAVARVNPRDYAVDRHHTVDDRPYGGGPGMVMGLPTMVAALRALPAPGKILMLSPAGQPLTQAMAADLAQEPSLTLLCGRYEGIDARIFDLFDVTPVSVGDFVLSGGESAAACLMEAVSRLVPGFMGKDASADEESFSTGLLEYPHYTRPEVFEGLPVPPELLTGNHAAIAAWRRQRSLETTLAHRPDLFDVTPLSPEDADFLKGRPRRRSGRNCHIGLVHGPVLLKDGSVGTVSLTNLDVHDIARVSRTYGLGGFEVVTPLRDQLALAGRIVEHWRAGPGARSNPDRAEALSLVRLHETLDAALAAVSAEHGRPAALVATSARGPATLSFAAARELMAARPMLVVLGTGHGLAEDVLDRADGVLPAIRPFSDYNHLSVRAAAGILIDRLIGDAL